One genomic segment of Hordeum vulgare subsp. vulgare chromosome 2H, MorexV3_pseudomolecules_assembly, whole genome shotgun sequence includes these proteins:
- the LOC123430120 gene encoding uncharacterized protein LOC123430120: MPAPFLYSAISRSPTGPRRSAPPPSFALPATEMPRSSPQYPPSVAAVGAHLPALPELRLLPGWMHRAALISAVAEASSEVAGAVLANAGVDALSLSREREQEVEEGGAGGERRETCQVGPDPTCQCKRHPTPWISGSVLSGIRFRF, encoded by the coding sequence ATGCCAGCCCCCTTTCTCTATTCTGCCATCTCTAGAAGCCCCACCGGACCTCGGCGGAGCGCTCCCCCACCTTCGTTCGCTCTCCCCGCCACCGAAATGCCGAGGTCATCCCCGCAGTATCCGCCATCCGTTGCGGCCGTGGGCGCGCACCTTCCCGCCCTCCCGGAGCTCCGCCTCCTACCGGGATGGATGCACCGCGCCGCTCTGATCTCTGCGGTAGCCGAAGCGTcgtcggaggtggccggagccGTCCTGGCGAACGCCGGCGTCGACGCCCTTTCTTTGTCTCGCGAGCGCGagcaggaggtggaagaaggaggagcgggaggagagagaagagagacctgccaggtgggccccgaccccacctgtcAGTGCAAGAGGCACCCGACACCGTGGATAAGTGGAAGCGTATTATCAGGAATACGCTTTCGCTTCTAG